One genomic region from Henningerozyma blattae CBS 6284 chromosome 2, complete genome encodes:
- the ALG11 gene encoding alpha-1,2-mannosyltransferase ALG11 (similar to Saccharomyces cerevisiae ALG11 (YNL048W); ancestral locus Anc_2.266), with protein MSVSILLLTCILATCIALVLYGKTLLGKIYLHCSSPPKDLLTILSTNKVIELGIKNGPIRKELILSSANPSVFSTYENPNQIIIPSNVMVSKDYGKRKLFGFFHPYCNAGGGGEKVLWKAVESTLADDAKNVVVLYTGDRDSSPNEILASVIKSFDYKLDEKRIVFIYLKYRYLVDSKTWPHFTLLGQAIGSMLLTLEAILQCPCDIWCDTMGYPFGYPIASILLKVPIVTYTHYPVISTDMFNKLSVSIKSPLDIKTRLKYCYWKLFMFWYQNVGSYVTIATTNSTWTSNHISQIWTNIKNHILYPPCSTEKLIIQNKTWDRKNQAVVIAQFRPEKRHQLIIKSYGKIYHRLLVEDESKLKNYPILILIGSTRSQADRDYVKSLQDLAYHELKVPQNRIIFHTDCSYTEMKRYLQESSYGINAMWNEHFGIAVVEYVASGLIPLVHASAGPLLDIVVPWDKSNHCQANITSDETRTGYFFKSIEDPDYYDSQKEKSKTDYPSLDEILLNTCELDNKSKYEISERGKECALEKFSDEKFNINWKKYVLDAL; from the coding sequence ATGTCCgtatcaattttattattgacCTGTATACTGGCAACATGTATAGCTTTGGTTCTTTATGGCAAGACTTTATTAGGTAAGATTTATTTGCATTGTTCAAGCCCTCCAAAGGATTTACTTACAATATTATCTACTAATAAGGTAATTGAATTAGGCATAAAAAATGGACCAATTagaaaagaattaatattatctagTGCCAACCCATCAGTATTCAGCACTTACGAAAATCCAAATCAGATAATTATTCCGTCAAATGTAATGGTATCAAAAGATTATGGAAAGAGGAAACTATTTGGATTCTTTCATCCATATTGTAACGctggtggtggtggtgaGAAAGTATTATGGAAAGCTGTTGAATCTACATTAGCAGATGATGCAAAAAATGTTGTCGTTCTTTATACAGGTGACAGAGATTCTTCTCCAAATGAGATCTTAGCAAGCGTCATTAAGAGCTTTGATTATAAATTAgatgaaaaaagaattgtatttatttatttgaaataccGTTATTTAGTGGATAGTAAGACTTGGCCACATTTCACATTATTAGGTCAAGCTATTGGTTCGATGCTTTTAACATTAGAAGCTATTTTGCAGTGCCCCTGTGATATTTGGTGTGATACAATGGGATATCCATTTGGTTACCCAATTGCAAGCattttattgaaagttCCAATCGTTACCTATACACATTATCCAGTTATTTCTACTGATatgtttaataaattgtCTGTTTCAATTAAAAGTCCCCttgatattaaaacaaGATTGAAATATTGCTATTGGAAACTATTTATGTTCTGGTATCAAAATGTTGGATCGTATGTAACCATTGCCACAACAAATTCTACATGGACGAGCAACCATATTAGCCAGATCTGgactaatattaaaaatcatATACTTTATCCACCTTGTTCAACTGaaaaactaataattcaaaataaaacttgGGACAGAAAGAATCAAGCAGTAGTAATTGCACAATTTAGACCAGAAAAGAGACAccaattaattattaaatcataTGGTAAAATATACCATCGATTACTTGTTGAAGATGAAtccaaattaaaaaattacccaatattaattttgatcGGTTCAACTCGTTCTCAAGCTGACAGAGATTATGTCAAAAGTTTACAAGATTTAGCTTACCATGAATTAAAAGTTCCTCAAAATAGAATCATTTTCCATACTGATTGCTCGTATACTGAAATGAAACGATATTTACAAGAATCATCATACGGTATCAATGCTATGTGGAATGAACATTTTGGTATTGCTGTTGTTGAGTACGTTGCCTCTGGCTTAATTCCATTAGTTCATGCTTCAGCTGGTccattattagatattgTTGTCCCATGGGATAAAAGTAATCATTGCCAAGCTAATATAACTTCTGATGAAACCAGAACTggttatttctttaaaagtATTGAAGATCCTGACTATTATGATTCTCAGAAAGAGAAATCTAAAACCGATTACCCATCATTGGATGAAATATTACTAAATACATGTGAGcttgataataaatcaaagtATGAGATATCAGAAAGAGGTAAAGAATGTGCattggaaaaattttcagatgaaaaatttaatattaattggaaaaaatatgTCTTGGACGCTTTGTaa
- the TBLA0B05840 gene encoding putative metalloendopeptidase (similar to Saccharomyces cerevisiae YIL108W; ancestral locus Anc_2.263), with amino-acid sequence MTQDIELFNLEDGIQLVSPCIIVHGQVVKKNGASTIQIQHPQLPPLTYPINETHFKATIMLSPGENRFTFITNTNVSRVITCFYSPLTQNLPIHLCLLLAKDSPMVYDAPKTQIQRENGNGLDLAIKKLRVGARLMQAFTNEQMLRNGFGQRTFSFVEEYAWDTTFKQNVAMRNTVKIHILRSDKTTAEIRSHNVAQQNPKASDSGALFSWAIDAVKNTDWYKNSEHPVQAACMIMDAHWDGKFITGHAALGGGTADVKMAIFGSHGLYSWPTCIEDLIPYYQDETRTSLNEVANDNGECGTHWECLNITLGAFLHEIGHSLGSPHQVNGIMLRDYVTLNRSFMTKEAFSVRTNSYGAAPPIFPKEECTWNRLDLLRYIYKPSCTVPTDYYDPSFMKPHRLSNYGVSAPTVYPLGNNSARIVSKTGIYCLSVIYDDLERGHMEWLPKSLGGEGPIRELIVNLKQLQDLLPADQVAKHGNDFSVRIMAVNSDDQNISNFPELLKVKQISMDKYGLSKGVLGVKSPILGDPNRGEDIGIVPIRIKDVIAVRVYHGGALDGLRFYYGKDSGAQGGKAPSIPPRTYMSSVSDKMKNFSISDKSPSVLFGNQTNNYSDVNLEKGEIITGFNLRKGVWIDAIQILTSHGRITSMFGNATGGSGGELNPPQGQYILGLYGRVGQWVDAMGIVYGHSP; translated from the coding sequence ATGACTCAAGATATAGAACTTTTCAATTTAGAGGATGGTATCCAATTAGTATCACCATGTATCATCGTTCATGGTCAAgtagttaaaaaaaatggtgCATCTACTATTCAAATTCAACATCCACAATTACCACCATTAACATATCCAATTAATGAAACCCATTTCAAAGCCACCATTATGTTATCACCAGGGGAAAACCGTTTCACTTTTATTACCAACACAAACGTATCTCGTGTCATTACATGTTTTTATTCACCGTTAACTCAAAACTTACCAATCCATTTATGTTTATTGTTAGCAAAGGATTCTCCAATGGTGTACGATGCCCCTAAAACCCAGATCCAAAGAGAAAATGGGAACGGTCTCGATTTAgctattaaaaaattaagagtAGGTGCTAGATTAATGCAAGCATTTACTAATGAACAAATGTTAAGAAATGGGTTTGGTCAACGTACTTTTAGTTTTGTTGAAGAATATGCATGGGATACAACTTTCAAACAAAATGTAGCAATGAGAAATACAGTTAAAATCCATATTTTACGTAGTGATAAAACTACTGCCGAAATTAGATCTCATAACGTAGCTCAACAAAACCCTAAGGCTTCTGATTCTGGAGCATTATTTAGTTGGGCCATTGATGCTGTTAAGAATACTGATTGGTATAAGAATTCAGAACACCCAGTACAAGCTGCTTGTATGATAATGGATGCTCATTGGGATGGTAAATTCATTACTGGTCATGCTGCTTTAGGTGGTGGTACTGCTGATGTTAAGATGGCTATATTTGGTTCACATGGTCTTTACTCTTGGCCAACATGTATTGAAGATTTGATCCCATATTATCAAGATGAAACTCGTACTTCATTAAATGAAGTGGCTAATGATAATGGTGAGTGTGGTACTCATTGGGAATGTTTAAATATTACTCTTGGTGCATTTCTTCATGAAATTGGCCATTCATTGGGCTCTCCGCATCAAGTCAATGGTATCATGCTAAGAGATTATGTTACATTAAATAGATCTTTCATGACTAAAGAAGCTTTTTCTGTAAGAACAAACTCATATGGTGCTGCACCACCTATTTTCCCAAAGGAGGAATGTACATGGAATCGTCTAGATCTTCTAcgttatatttataaaccATCATGCACAGTTCCAACCGATTATTATGATCCTTCATTTATGAAACCACACAGATTATCTAATTATGGAGTTTCTGCACCAACTGTTTATCCATTAGGGAATAACTCTGCAAGAATTGTTTCCAAGACAGGTATTTACTGTCTTTCTGTTATTTACGATGATTTAGAAAGAGGTCATATGGAATGGTTACCAAAATCTTTGGGAGGTGAAGGTCCAATCCGTGaattaattgtaaatttgaaacaattaCAAGATTTATTACCAGCAGATCAAGTTGCAAAACATGGTAATGATTTTAGTGTTAGAATTATGGCTGTGAATTCAGATGATCAAAACATTTCAAACTTCCCtgaattattgaaagtTAAGCAAATTTCCATGGATAAATATGGATTATCAAAAGGTGTTCTTGGTGTTAAATCTCCTATTTTAGGTGATCCAAACCGTGGTGAAGATATAGGTATTGTTCCAATCAGAATCAAAGACGTCATTGCTGTTAGAGTTTATCACGGTGGTGCTCTAGATGGTTTGAGATTCTATTACGGTAAAGATTCTGGCGCACAAGGTGGGAAGGCTCCAAGTATTCCACCTAGAACTTATATGAGCTCTGTATCAGacaagatgaagaatttcTCAATTAGCGATAAATCACCAAGTGTATTATTTGGTAACcaaacaaataattattcggatgttaatttagaaaaggGTGAAATCATAACTGGTTTCAATCTAAGAAAAGGTGTTTGGATTGATGctattcaaattttaactTCTCATGGTAGAATCACGAGCATGTTTGGTAATGCAACTGGTGGTAGTGGTGGTGAATTGAACCCACCACAAGGCCAATACATCTTGGGTTTGTACGGTAGAGTCGGACAATGGGTTGATGCTATGGGTATCGTCTATGGTCACTCACCATAA
- the MOB1 gene encoding Mob1p (similar to Saccharomyces cerevisiae MOB1 (YIL106W); ancestral locus Anc_2.265): protein MPFFQNFNLNTGQTIRSSRGFKWNNTQEETGISQDPPTPQNNKSIRTPLKVPPHTPNGKQTQQTQFNSPLQLKQPLQQPQLPHLHGQPQQPQIVTDYNYTPTHQKPYIQPPENTVVSSHQDLKHVVEMTLGSDGVLNQAVKLPKGEDINEWMALHCVDFYNQINMLYGAITEFCSPQSCPRMIATNEYEYLWSFQKNEPPVSIPSPQYVEALMRWCQNQFDDEAIFPSKITGSFPSKFIERYVVPMLRRLFRVYAHIYCHHFNEILELNLQTVLNTSFKHFCLFAQEFQLLKSSDYGPLLELVVELRDK, encoded by the exons atgccatttttccaaaattt TAATTTAAATACTGGTCAAACAATTCGTTCTTCTAGAGGTTTCAAATGGAACAATACTCAAGAAGAGACCGGTATTTCTCAAGATCCACCAACCCCTCAGAATAATAAGAGCATTAGAACCCCATTAAAAGTTCCTCCACATACACCTAATGGTAAACAAACACAACAAACACAATTCAATTCTCCTTTACAGTTAAAGCAACCGTTACAGCAGCCGCAACTACCCCATTTACATGGTCAACCTCAACAACCACAAATTGTTACCGACTACAATTATACACCAACTCATCAGAAACCATATATACAACCACCAGAAAATACTGTAGTATCATCACATCAGGATTTAAAGCATGTGGTAGAAATGACTTTAGGTTCTGATGGTGTCTTGAACCAAGCTGTGAAATTACCAAAAGGTgaagatattaatgaatgGATGGCCCTACACTGTGTTGATTTCTAcaatcaaattaatatgTTGTATGGTGCTATAACAGAGTTTTGCTCACCACAATCATGCCCAAGAATGATTGCTACAAAcgaatatgaatatttatggagtttccaaaaaaatgaaCCACCTGTTTCAATACCATCCCCACAATATGTTGAAGCGCTAATGAGATGGTGTCAAAACcaatttgatgatgaagctATTTTCCCATCAAAAATAACTGGTAGTTTCCCATCCAAATTCATTGAAAGATACGTCGTTCCAATGTTAAGAAGGCTGTTTAGAGTTTATGCTCATATATATTGTCATCATTTCAATGAGATTTTGGAACTGAACTTACAAACAGTTTTGAATACGAGTTTCAAgcatttttgtttatttgcACAAGAATTccaattattgaaatcatCTGATTATGGTCCATTATTGGAATTAGTTGTGGAATTGAGAGATAAATAG
- the COX5A gene encoding cytochrome c oxidase subunit Va (similar to Saccharomyces cerevisiae COX5A (YNL052W) and COX5B (YIL111W); ancestral locus Anc_2.258) — MPALPCKTLLVNSLRSSARAPLQASSRRWASAPAVSKALLADLPARWDGLQESEQDSILTALAERQKLPWSQLTSQEQQAAWYISYGSWGPRRPVLARGDATYIARGTVIGLILSLALFAGVRSLADEDPRTMTKEWQLKSDEYLKSKNANPWGGYSQVQSK; from the coding sequence ATGCCCGCCCTACCCTGCAAAACTCTTCTCGTGAACTCTTTACGTTCTTCTGCACGTGCTCCTTTACAAGCCTCATCTCGTCGTTGGGCTTCTGCTCCTGCTGTGTCAAAGGCCTTATTGGCTGATCTTCCTGCTCGTTGGGATGGATTACAAGAATCAGAACAAGATTCCATCTTGACAGCTTTGGCCGAACGTCAAAAACTGCCATGGTCACAACTTACGTCTCAAGAACAACAAGCTGCTTGGTACATTTCTTACGGTAGCTGGGGTCCACGTAGACCAGTGTTGGCTCGTGGTGATGCCACTTATATTGCCAGAGGTACTGTCATTGGTCTTATCCTTTCATTAGCATTGTTTGCTGGAGTCCGTTCTTTGGCAGATGAAGATCCACGTACTATGACTAAAGAATGGCAATTGAAGTCAgatgaatatttgaaatcaaAGAACGCCAACCCATGGGGTGGTTACTCTCAAGTACAATCTAAATAG
- the COG5 gene encoding Golgi transport complex subunit COG5 (similar to Saccharomyces cerevisiae COG5 (YNL051W); ancestral locus Anc_2.260) has translation MASDFSDFDSFLEPNFDSIHFTNELLKITNTNENSLDIQTSIKKIHYDYNELDTNFDQLIKEHSKQIIAKIHYNKQLKSIIQSNLSDSINFLNLNYKRLQDDIIVPYEKAQKLQQVLSKLHQTIILLRDSLIYIHLVHRIHNLFQFIDNEKDLPLDVALQLSSLHYQIIICLNENKNLTPLKLIKNLNNTIVTPNKSKLLSYLSLQLSKECWNLSKLPLSLNKIVISNLSFALFNLSPHEFITTIQKIILTIVTPISQNLIKTINSIKNFPQEFTKCVKISNNIYQLETILADIKYKDSNLLLEYMNNPLRMAKPNLPKTIYWNTISTNFKKEFEISVNRGGPVGKSLMKNKEFIKETIKNLMVESTGDDDYKKNLNTMLKSISILQ, from the coding sequence atggcCAGTGACTTTTCAGATTTCGATTCGTTTCTAGAACCCAATTTCGATTCAATCCATTTCACTAACGAATTGTTGAAAATTACAAAcacaaatgaaaattcatTAGATATACAAACctctattaaaaaaatccaTTACGATTATAATGAATTGGATACAAATTTCGACCAATTGATAAAAGAGCATTCCAAACAAATCATTGCCAAGATCCATTACaataaacaattgaaaTCAATCATACAATCCAACTTGTCTGATTCAATCAATTTcctaaatttaaattataaaagatTACAAGACGATATTATCGTACCTTATGAAAAGGCTCAGAAATTACAACAAGTTCTTTCTAAGTTACATCAAACGATCATTCTTCTTAGAGATTCTCTGATATATATCCATCTGGTCCATAGAATTCATAATTTATTCCAATTCATcgataatgaaaaagatttacCCCTAGACGTAGCGTTACAATTATCCTCATTACATTATCAAATCATCATCTGtttgaatgaaaataaaaatttgactccattgaaattaattaaaaatttaaacaatacCATAGTTACACCAAATAAATCGAAATTATTGTCATATTTGTCGTTACAATTATCCAAAGAATGTTGGAATTTATCGAAATTACCCTTATCCTTGAATAAGATCGTCATTTCCAATCTATCGTTTGccttatttaatttatctccacatgaatttattactaccattcaaaaaatcattttaaCTATAGTGACTCCAATAtctcaaaatttaattaaaacaatcaattctattaaaaatttcccTCAAGAGTTTACTAAATGTGTAAAGATTAGTAATAACATTTATCAATTAGAAACCATCTTGGCAGACATAAAGTATAAAgattctaatttattactaGAATATATGAATAACCCATTACGTATGGCAAAACCAAATTTACCAAAGACTATATATTGGAATACAATCTCTACAAACTTTAAAAaggaatttgaaatatctgTAAATAGAGGTGGTCCAGTGGGGAAAtctttaatgaaaaataaagagtTTATTAAAGagacaataaaaaatttaatggtCGAATCTACAGGAGATGatgattataaaaaaaacttgaATACAATGTTGAaatcaatatcaattttacaatga
- the TBLA0B05830 gene encoding uncharacterized protein (similar to Saccharomyces cerevisiae YNL050C; ancestral locus Anc_2.261), with the protein MEDNNDDTSVNEFELFPLFSNDLTKVQLNEEIVEETKISRPIEYYKYTCNKLQRKEFEQVAIDGDSIFNNKEEPISMFAQYHGRVIDLKRYNDEVEKNNQDLKRIKKRRMGQKQRKAKRLAQMNILKRKEIRKNIKKLKRKNEKKMKPIFRTEG; encoded by the coding sequence ATGGaggataataatgatgataccAGTGTGAATGAGTTTGAACTGTTTCCCTTATTTTCCAACGATTTAACTAAAGTTCAActtaatgaagaaatagTAGAAGAAACTAAAATTAGTCGACCTATcgaatattataaatatacatgtaataaattacaaagaaaagaatttgaaCAAGTAGCTATTGATGGTGatagtatttttaataataaagaagagCCAATTAGTATGTTTGCGCAATATCATGGACGAGTCATAGATTTAAAGAGATATAATGATGAagtggaaaaaaataatcaagatttaaaaaGGATCAAAAAACGTCGAATGGGCCAAAAGCAAAGAAAGGCTAAACGATTGGCacaaatgaatatattgaaacGTAAAGAGATTAgaaagaatataaagaaattaaagaggaagaatgaaaaaaaaatgaaaccTATCTTCCGAACAGAAGGTTAA
- the MPC3 gene encoding mitochondrial pyruvate carrier (similar to Saccharomyces cerevisiae YGR243W and YHR162W; ancestral locus Anc_5.83) produces the protein MSAFARFLNSPTGPKTVHFWAPTLKWGLVVAGLSDTQRPVHKLSGTQNLSLLATGLVWTRWSFVIKPKNYLLASVNFFLTLTAGYQISRIVRFRSAEGDDAKGILKYIIDGQTSE, from the coding sequence ATGTCTGCCTTCGCCCGCTTTCTTAATAGCCCTACCGGCCCTAAAACTGTCCACTTCTGGGCCCCCACTTTGAAATGGGGCTTGGTCGTTGCTGGTCTTTCCGATACACAAAGACCCGTCCACAAACTCAGCGGTACACAAAACCTGTCGTTGCTCGCCACCGGTCTGGTTTGGACCCGTTGGTCGTTTGTCATCAAGCCCAAGAATTACCTACTGGCTTCGGTCAACTTCTTTTTGACGCTGACTGCCGGGTACCAGATCTCACGTATAGTACGTTTCCGCTCAGCAGAAGGTGACGACGCCAAGGGTATTTTGAAGTACATCATCGATGGGCAAACGAGCGAGTAG
- the POR1 gene encoding porin POR1 (similar to Saccharomyces cerevisiae POR2 (YIL114C) and POR1 (YNL055C); ancestral locus Anc_2.254): protein MAPPFFSGISKDINGLLNNDFYHSQVAQVEVSTTASNGVKFNVKAKQPAKDAPLNASIESKFFDKASGLNLTQSWSNSNNLTTKLELAELTPGLKTELQTSLIPNISKNAKLNLSFVQQYFAAKGSFDLLKSPVFVGDLTVAHDGIVAGAEFGYDISQGNLSRYALALGYNSKEYTLTCSTNNKNLTSVSFFQKVSPILQVGAKATTSSNPAPAASGSTASSSNQSVNIEFATKYNPDTTSQIKAKLNDNGALALSYKQTLQKGISLGFGTSFNVLKLSEPVHQLGVSLSFTS from the coding sequence ATGGCCCCTCCATTCTTTTCAGGAATCTCTAAAGATATCAACGGTTTGttgaataatgatttttacCATAGCCAAGTAGCTCAAGTCGAGGTCTCTACTACAGCTTCCAATGGTGTGAAATTCAATGTCAAGGCTAAACAACCAGCCAAAGATGCTCCATTGAACGCCTCGATTGAATCTAAGTTTTTCGACAAGGCTTCTGGTTTGAATTTGACTCAATCTTGGTCCAACAGTAATAACTTAACCACAAAATTGGAATTGGCCGAATTGACTCCAGGTTTGAAGACTGAGTTGCAAACTTCTTTGATTCCAAATATCTCCAAGAACGCCAAATTGAACTTGTCGTTTGttcaacaatattttgCTGCCAAAGGTTCTTTTGATCTATTGAAATCTCCTGTCTTTGTAGGTGATTTGACTGTTGCTCATGATGGTATTGTGGCTGGTGCAGAATTCGGGTACGATATCTCTCAAGGTAATTTGTCTCGTTATGCCTTGGCTTTAGGTTACAATTCCAAGGAATACACTTTGACTTGTTCTACCAATAACAAGAATTTGACTTCTGTTTCTTTCTTCCAAAAAGTTTCTCCAATTTTACAAGTCGGTGCTAAGGCCACTACTTCTTCCAATCCAGCCCCAGCTGCTTCTGGTTCTACtgcttcttcttcaaacCAATCTGTTAATATCGAATTTGCCACCAAGTATAACCCAGATACAACTTCTCAAATTAAGGCTAAATTGAACGATAACGGTGCTTTGGCTTTATCATACAAACAAACTTTGCAAAAGGGTATTAGTTTGGGTTTCGGTACTTCCTTCAACGTCTTGAAATTGAGTGAACCTGTACATCAATTGGGTGTCTCTTTATCTTTCACTTCTTAG